One Ferviditalea candida genomic window carries:
- the pcaC gene encoding 4-carboxymuconolactone decarboxylase, translating into MQGERFEKGLEVRRSVLGPEYVDKSLQNADDFNMPLQELVTEYCWGEVWTREGLPRKTRSMLNLAMLTALNRPHELNLHIRGALRNGCTKEEIKEIFLQAAIYCGVPAGVESFKIAQEVFKEENL; encoded by the coding sequence ATGCAGGGTGAGCGTTTTGAAAAAGGTCTGGAAGTCAGGCGCAGCGTGCTGGGCCCGGAATATGTGGACAAGTCTTTGCAAAATGCGGATGATTTCAATATGCCGCTGCAGGAATTGGTGACCGAGTATTGCTGGGGAGAAGTTTGGACCCGCGAGGGTCTGCCGAGAAAAACCAGAAGCATGCTCAATTTGGCAATGCTCACCGCATTAAACCGGCCGCATGAGCTAAATCTGCATATTCGCGGAGCCCTGCGGAACGGCTGCACAAAGGAGGAAATCAAGGAAATTTTCCTGCAGGCCGCTATTTATTGCGGCGTTCCGGCCGGTGTGGAAAGCTTCAAAATTGCCCAGGAAGTCTTTAAGGAAGAGAATCTGTAA